GAGAAAGGGGAGTTTTGCGAGAATCCTTGCGTAAGGAAATCATGGATTGGCTTTCCCAAATCTTCGATAATCCAGATAAACTTCCTCCCGGCATCGTCCCTCCCGAAAAACTCTGGGATGAATTTTTGGACAGACTCAAGAACCAAAAAGGGGAACATCACGGAGGAAATAAATGGATAGGAACGGGAGGCTCCTCTCCTTTCGGCCATAGCGGAGAGAACCCGGGAGGGGTGAGAATCGGAGGAGAGGGTAGAGGAAAATCCGCGGTCTTCCAAGCCATGGAAAGAAGGTACAAGGATTACCGAACGGACGAGCAACTGGATGTTCGACAATTGAAGATCGCTCTCAAACGTTTGCGCAATCTCAGGAAGGAAGGGATTCCAGAATTCCATCTCCCCAAAACTGTGGATGCGACTTGTAGGAATGCGGGCGATCCTGAACTGGTTTTCGAAAGAACCAGAAAGAACGGAATCAAGGTATTATTACTCATGGATACTGGAGGGAGTATGACTCCTCATGCGGAGAGGGTGAGTAAACTATTCTCCGCCGCCCACCAGATCAGCCATTTTAAGGAATTCGGGCATTATTATTTCCACAATTCCATATACGACTGCGTTTATCCTAAAGGGGATCTACGTTATCCGATTCCTCTTAAAAACCTATTCAAGAAACATAAGGAGGATACCAAGGTCATCCTTGTGGGAGATGCGTATATGGCGCCTTATGAACTGTTGGATCCTTCCTACGGTTTCTATCATTCCCGATTTCGTTCCGATCATAGATTACCCGAGGATCCGAAATCGGGATTGGATAGTTTCAAAAGACTTAAAAGCCATTTCCAAGAATCCATATGGATGAATCCGGAGCCCAAACGATACTGGGACGCGCCCACCATCTACGAACTCAAAAAAGTCTTTCCCATGTTCTTCCTGAGCATAGACGGCCTGGAAGATGGAATCAGGAGACTTCTGGGACAAACCTAATTTAAGGTTTTAGAATAAAAGAATATTCTATCGAAACTTCGTTCTTAGCCGTCGTGAAAAGAAGGCTAGGTGCGACCACTTCGAAATCGCTCATAAGAACCTGGAATTTTCCGGAGATGAAAATCTCCTGACCCTCATAGCGTACCTTGGCTTGGGATTTCACCGGTTTGGTAATCCCGTTCACCGTCAGATTTCCGGAAATAGTCCATTCTTCCTTGGAGGTCGCTATCGATCCCAATTGGAAAGTAATTTGACTGTGTACAGGAAATCCCAAGGCCTCGGAGATATGTTCGTCCCTATTCTCGTCTCCGGATCGGATTTCCTTGATCGGGACTTCGATTTTCAGAGTTTTGGGAGCGGCTAAACCGTCGGCATTTCTTTGGAACTGCACGGGAGAAACCACGGTTCCTTTACATTGGCCGATGACGGTCTTAAACGGATGAATAACGGTAAACTGGATATCCGTTTTGGCCAAATTTACGTTTTCGGAATGAACCGGAAGTATGGAAACGAATGCGAATATAAGAATGGAATAGAAAATACGAATCATTATCGTCCTCAAAAATAAAATACTGCTATAGAAACCGTGAACGCGGAGAATCCCGCCCATCCCACCGTCCTCATCGTATCGGCCGCGGAATGCCCGTCTTTCGGGATTTGCTGTCCGATAAAAGGGAGTGCGAGCATGGCAGGTAAATGGATCCAGATCATCGCCTTATGGGTAAAGATGGTACTCAGTCCTTCTTCTCTTTCGAAACTCTTGGAGGGAGAAAAGAAAGCCAGACCGGCGGTCAGTGCGTAGAGAGTGAAAGTCGTTCCTGCCAAGGATTTGTGAGTGCTTCCTCCCGGATCTCCGTCCCAAGGAGAAACTTGCATCAAATAGGTATATACGGGCAGATTTTGCTGCGGATTCTGAGCGAGAAAGAAAGTAGCAAACGGCTCGTATTCCTTATGAAGGTGGGAAAGGGATTTTTCTCCTGCGAGGTTAGTGGCTAACCAAAATCCCCAGGTAAGAAGCCCCAGTCCCTGGTGCCAGTTTAATAATGTCCTTCTAGTCTCTATGGTCTCTCTTTCCTTTTTTCGTTCTTCCGCATCCGGAGCGATCCGAACAGGAGTCGATTCTTGGGAGTAAAAGGACGGAGAATAGTTGGAGTAATCCGGAACTAAAGGATGGGAAGAATTGCCCGGAAAGGAGCCGAAAGGGTTGGAATTTTGAGCCAATAAAGGGCTCGAAAATAAGAATAGAATCAAAATGGATAAAGAGGATTTCACTTCTGCCTCGTTCCGATCGAAATCCGTTTAAATTTAAAGAAAATCTAAATTTGGAATATGGATAAAGGAACGAAATGAATTATACAAAAACGGGATTGGTTTGAAAACAAATTTCTTGGAATCAGGGAATTACTAGCTTAGAGAGAGAATTAACCTCAATCTCCTCTGGGCGGAAAAATCGATGGACTATTTCGTTCCTACCTAAAATGGGAAACATGCCTAGGGTATTCCTTTCTCAGCCAATGGAGAGCCTCTCTGTATCCTAGATACTCCTTTTCCTTGCGCTTGAACAAAGGGCTATGGATGGCGTTTCTACCTCCGACCCTATGTACGGGGAGAATATGATGTAAGACTTCGTGGTGTATCACATGCTCTAACACGTATAACGGAACGTTTCCGTGATCCAGAACGGGGCTGATCCGAATGGACATGGACTCTTTATCGTAGCTTCCCAGTCTTCTTTTTCCGATCCGGTCGGACCAAAAAATGGAAAGTAAATTAAAATCAATTTTCGGGAAATATTCCTCCGTGATTCTTTTGAGAAGGGAGTTTAGGTCATAGACTTTACCTAGGGCGGAAAGATTGGGAGCGCGCTTTACTTTTCTTTCCGGTAGAGAATTCAGAAAGTCCAACACATTCTCCTTCCATTCCGGTCGGACTTTGAGACGCAGTAATTTGGACACCAATAATCGGAGTAGGGAATCGACGAGTTCCGGAGATGCGCTACGAATTTGAGTATGCAGATTCGCATACAATACTCCTCCATCGTAACGTACCGAGTTGCTTCCGTTCTTATAAGGGTAGAATTTGATTTGAACGGAATGTACGGGTCGATTGTTATAACGGGAAGATTGCACACGGAGTTGGTTCCAAACTAGGAGAATTCTTTTTTCCCAATCTGAATCCGATTGGGAATCAGGAACCGAAAAATTCTCGGATTCTTTTTCTTGCATCCGCTTCCTTCGTTTGTCCGCCGTTTTCTGAATCCGGATGATTTGCATCCGAACTTTCGCTTTTTGAAATGAATTGTTTCTCCAGAACTTTTTCCGGCTCTCGAATCTCTTCTATAAAGCGGGAAACCCGATTGAAATGTTGCGAGTTTTTCTGAACGGAGATTTGAGGGAAGGTAAGTAAGAGCTTTCTTTTGGCGCGAGTGATCGCCACGTAAAAAAGTCTTCTTTCTTCCTCCAGATTCTTTTCTCCTCTGCCGGAAGGAAAGGAACCTTCGGTCACATTCAATAGGATTACCGTATCGAACTCTAATCCCTTGGAAGAATGCACCGTGGATAGGACCAATCTCTCGTCCTCTTCTTCTGGAGAAATTTTTTCCAGACTCTTGGAAGGACCGTCGAGACTCACATCCACTAAGAATTCATGTAACGTTTTGTATTTTTGGGAAAGAGTTAAGAATGCGTTCAAATCGTCGATTCTTCTCTTAGAATCGTCGTATTTCTTTTCCAAGAGAGGAGAATAGAAATCGATAAAACTGCCTAATGTTTTCTGTAGATCCGAATCATCCGATTCGAGTAGCCCGCCCAATTCCTTTAAATAAGAGGCGGAAGCTCCTTTTAAAGAATAGAATATATTCTTAAGATGTGTTTCCCCATTCTCCAATTCCTGAAGAATGGACTTGGCCTTTGCGGAACCGATTCCGGGGATTAAAAGAAGAATGCGCAGCCAGGAAATGGAATCCGAACGATTCTCCTTGATCTTCAATAATGCGAGATAGTCCTTAGCGTGAGCGCTTTCAACGAATTTCTTTCCACCGAATTTCAAAAACGGAATATTTCTTTGACTGAGCACTAATTCCAGCTGATTCGAATTCCAGCCGGATCGGAATAGAACTGCTATATCCTTGAGAGGAACCCC
This sequence is a window from Leptospira wolffii serovar Khorat str. Khorat-H2. Protein-coding genes within it:
- a CDS encoding YceI family protein, whose translation is MIRIFYSILIFAFVSILPVHSENVNLAKTDIQFTVIHPFKTVIGQCKGTVVSPVQFQRNADGLAAPKTLKIEVPIKEIRSGDENRDEHISEALGFPVHSQITFQLGSIATSKEEWTISGNLTVNGITKPVKSQAKVRYEGQEIFISGKFQVLMSDFEVVAPSLLFTTAKNEVSIEYSFILKP
- a CDS encoding SprT-like domain-containing protein; this translates as MQEKESENFSVPDSQSDSDWEKRILLVWNQLRVQSSRYNNRPVHSVQIKFYPYKNGSNSVRYDGGVLYANLHTQIRSASPELVDSLLRLLVSKLLRLKVRPEWKENVLDFLNSLPERKVKRAPNLSALGKVYDLNSLLKRITEEYFPKIDFNLLSIFWSDRIGKRRLGSYDKESMSIRISPVLDHGNVPLYVLEHVIHHEVLHHILPVHRVGGRNAIHSPLFKRKEKEYLGYREALHWLRKEYPRHVSHFR